One window of the Actinomycetota bacterium genome contains the following:
- a CDS encoding alkaline phosphatase PhoX, producing MDRRSFIRMGVIGTAMASAVLMERDREAGAAMLAQNTSSVQPRGADLVAAGPELALPPGFSYHTFGAFGSAMTDGFITPPIHDGMAVFNMGGGRWRIIRNHELGEGNDVPAGTVIGDPATAWDKKAPGGTTTLEVNASTGELLSHWISLNGTDTNCAGIPTPWDTWLTCEETVAGVRSGRKKPHGYVFEVDPANDSAVLTKPYKKLGRFLHEAGAVDPDTGVIYQTEDEGPDGFYRFIPETPGNLRKGVLQMLRVKGQPKYNTITGQTVGDVLECNWVTIDDPDPANAENNASAVFQQGRAKGGAKFLGGEGCTYREGSIVFGSSDGGDAGLGQVWSYTPTANAGELNELGELELLFESAAKSQLDGPDNMTTSPGGAIVIAEDGNLKSNFVKALLPNGTMINVAENLLAVQQHYLAASGKLYDPTVPDDGRSAGDGLGFSEFAGPCFSPNGEWLFVNIQVPGITCAITGDWSSIGL from the coding sequence GTGGATCGCCGAAGCTTCATCCGCATGGGTGTGATCGGAACGGCGATGGCGAGCGCGGTGCTGATGGAACGCGATCGGGAAGCCGGCGCCGCGATGCTGGCTCAGAACACCTCGTCGGTGCAACCTCGCGGCGCGGACCTCGTCGCCGCCGGTCCCGAGCTGGCGTTGCCGCCGGGCTTCAGCTACCACACGTTCGGAGCGTTCGGGTCGGCGATGACCGATGGATTCATTACGCCTCCGATCCACGACGGCATGGCGGTCTTCAATATGGGAGGCGGAAGGTGGCGCATCATCCGCAACCACGAGCTTGGGGAGGGCAACGACGTGCCCGCGGGCACCGTGATCGGCGACCCGGCCACGGCGTGGGACAAGAAGGCGCCCGGCGGCACGACCACCCTCGAGGTCAACGCGTCCACCGGTGAACTCCTGTCGCACTGGATCAGCCTGAACGGTACCGACACCAACTGCGCCGGCATCCCGACGCCGTGGGACACGTGGCTCACGTGCGAGGAGACCGTGGCGGGGGTGAGGTCGGGGCGCAAGAAGCCGCACGGCTACGTCTTCGAGGTCGACCCGGCCAACGACTCCGCGGTGTTGACCAAGCCCTACAAGAAGCTCGGCCGGTTCCTGCACGAGGCGGGAGCGGTCGACCCCGACACCGGGGTGATCTACCAGACCGAGGACGAGGGGCCCGACGGCTTCTACCGGTTCATCCCCGAAACGCCCGGCAACCTGCGGAAGGGCGTGCTGCAGATGCTGCGCGTCAAAGGCCAGCCGAAGTACAACACGATCACCGGGCAGACCGTCGGCGACGTGCTCGAGTGCAACTGGGTCACGATCGACGACCCGGACCCCGCGAACGCCGAGAACAACGCGTCGGCCGTCTTCCAGCAGGGCCGGGCCAAGGGTGGTGCGAAGTTCCTCGGCGGCGAGGGTTGCACGTACCGCGAGGGCTCGATCGTGTTCGGATCGAGCGATGGCGGCGACGCGGGCCTCGGCCAGGTGTGGTCGTACACCCCCACCGCGAACGCCGGCGAGCTGAACGAGCTGGGTGAGCTCGAGCTGTTGTTCGAATCGGCGGCGAAGAGTCAACTCGACGGTCCCGACAACATGACGACCAGCCCCGGCGGCGCGATCGTGATCGCCGAGGACGGGAACCTGAAGAGCAACTTCGTGAAGGCGCTCCTGCCGAACGGCACGATGATCAACGTCGCCGAGAATCTGCTCGCAGTGCAGCAGCACTACCTCGCGGCGTCGGGCAAGCTCTACGATCCGACCGTGCCCGACGACGGCCGCTCGGCCGGCGACGGCCTTGGGTTCTCTGAGTTCGCGGGGCCGTGCTTCAGCCCCAACGGCGAGTGGCTGTTCGTGAACATCCAGGTACCCGGCATCACGTGTGCGATCACGGGAGACTGGAGCAGCATCGGCTTGTGA
- a CDS encoding aminotransferase class III-fold pyridoxal phosphate-dependent enzyme codes for MGNDELPKIVATPPGPKTRDILERQSAVLYRGLAEEVGPFVICRKSGYEVEDIDGNVYLDCISAMASVPVGAARADITEAAVEALRRYGNEDTHYYSHEYVLPLAERLVAIAPGPLTRVDIALNGTEAVETAVRFMRRATGRPIVIGFMGGYHGEAGTAGAIGAETSDLSYGYRALMPGFVHVPYPNPYRTPFAARPGGTGDGTVDYLRDFLLHHAIDPREVAGFMIEPVMGSGGCVAPPETFWPALTDLCREFDFLLCADEVKTGFGRAGTMFAVERFGVEPDLLALGKSMGGGVMPIGALLGTEASMDFDDVSTGSTWSWLPAACAAALATLDVFEHEPILENVMALEAAGLEGLRGLVDRYEAIGDVRATGCFMAVEFVRDRETKERDLELQERVAWGCVRRGLLIDPSTTSLNIQPSLVMPVEEMSTVFGILDESIAEAVGSRA; via the coding sequence GTGGGGAACGACGAACTGCCGAAGATCGTCGCGACTCCGCCGGGGCCGAAGACGCGCGACATCCTCGAGCGCCAGTCCGCGGTCCTGTACCGCGGCTTGGCCGAGGAGGTCGGCCCGTTCGTGATCTGCCGCAAGTCCGGCTACGAGGTCGAGGACATCGACGGCAACGTCTACCTCGACTGCATCAGCGCGATGGCCTCGGTGCCCGTAGGGGCCGCTCGCGCCGACATCACCGAGGCGGCCGTGGAGGCGCTGCGCCGCTACGGCAACGAGGACACCCACTACTACTCGCACGAGTACGTGCTGCCGCTCGCCGAGCGGCTCGTGGCGATCGCGCCCGGCCCGCTCACGCGGGTCGACATCGCGCTGAACGGCACGGAGGCGGTCGAGACCGCCGTGCGGTTCATGCGCCGCGCGACCGGGCGGCCGATCGTGATCGGATTCATGGGGGGTTACCACGGGGAAGCCGGCACCGCCGGCGCGATCGGCGCCGAGACGAGCGACCTCTCCTACGGGTACCGGGCGCTGATGCCCGGCTTCGTGCACGTGCCCTACCCCAACCCCTACCGCACACCGTTCGCGGCCCGGCCCGGCGGCACCGGCGACGGCACGGTCGACTACCTGCGTGACTTCCTGCTGCACCACGCGATCGATCCGCGTGAGGTCGCCGGCTTCATGATCGAGCCGGTGATGGGCTCGGGCGGATGCGTCGCCCCGCCAGAGACGTTCTGGCCGGCGCTCACCGACCTCTGTCGCGAGTTCGACTTCCTGCTGTGCGCCGACGAGGTGAAGACCGGGTTCGGCCGAGCGGGCACGATGTTCGCCGTCGAGCGGTTCGGGGTCGAGCCCGACCTGCTGGCCCTCGGGAAATCGATGGGGGGCGGCGTGATGCCGATCGGCGCGCTGCTCGGCACCGAGGCCTCGATGGACTTCGACGACGTCTCGACCGGCTCGACGTGGTCGTGGCTGCCGGCGGCGTGCGCCGCGGCGCTCGCGACGCTGGACGTGTTCGAACACGAGCCGATCCTCGAGAACGTGATGGCCCTGGAAGCCGCGGGTCTCGAGGGGCTCCGGGGGCTCGTCGATCGGTACGAGGCCATCGGCGACGTCCGCGCGACCGGCTGCTTCATGGCGGTCGAGTTCGTGAGGGACCGCGAGACGAAGGAACGCGACCTCGAGCTCCAAGAACGGGTCGCGTGGGGGTGCGTGCGTCGCGGCCTGCTGATCGACCCGTCGACGACGTCGCTCAACATCCAGCCGTCGCTCGTGATGCCGGTCGAGGAGATGTCGACCGTGTTCGGCATCCTCGACGAGTCGATCGCAGAGGCCGTCGGATCGCGGGCGTGA
- a CDS encoding cation:proton antiporter, whose translation MSNTDLAAVIIALAVIVLSAHLLGHLFERLHQPRLVGEILAGVLLGPFVFGRVAPEASEALLGTEGSTTATVLGFTYWLGLLLLLFISGTEVRRVLSQENRKPTAWILAVGTPLPFFIALGIGTMLPLDRLMGPESDETSVILVLAIAVAVTSIPVISRIFFDLRILHTRFASIVLGTALLEDIALWTVLAVATALATTTEVGRDLAGSVTEHVGATLLYMGAGLFLFPLLLKRLHRARWNVIAHASPVGYALIVLLAYAAVAALLEVNLVFAAFLAGFGLDRACERRVRGRHHQWRLLRRSSSRPC comes from the coding sequence ATGTCGAACACTGACCTCGCGGCCGTGATCATCGCGTTGGCCGTGATCGTGCTCTCGGCGCATCTCCTCGGTCACCTCTTCGAGCGGCTCCACCAACCCCGGCTCGTCGGCGAGATCCTCGCGGGTGTGCTGCTCGGGCCTTTCGTGTTCGGGCGCGTCGCGCCTGAGGCCTCGGAGGCGCTGCTCGGCACCGAGGGGAGCACCACCGCGACGGTCCTCGGCTTCACCTACTGGCTCGGTCTGCTGCTGCTTCTGTTCATCTCTGGCACCGAGGTCCGCCGGGTGCTCAGTCAAGAGAACCGCAAGCCCACTGCGTGGATCCTCGCGGTGGGCACCCCGCTTCCCTTCTTCATCGCCCTCGGCATCGGCACGATGCTCCCGCTCGACCGGTTGATGGGCCCCGAGTCGGACGAGACGTCGGTGATCCTCGTCCTCGCGATCGCCGTGGCCGTCACGTCGATCCCGGTGATCTCCCGCATCTTCTTCGACCTACGGATCCTGCACACGCGCTTCGCGAGCATCGTCCTCGGCACCGCGCTGCTCGAGGACATCGCGCTGTGGACCGTGCTCGCCGTCGCGACGGCCCTCGCAACCACGACCGAGGTGGGGCGCGACCTCGCCGGCTCCGTGACCGAGCACGTCGGCGCCACCCTGCTGTACATGGGCGCGGGGCTCTTCCTGTTCCCGCTGCTCCTCAAACGCCTGCATCGCGCCCGATGGAACGTGATCGCGCACGCCTCCCCGGTCGGGTACGCCCTGATCGTGCTCCTCGCGTACGCGGCCGTCGCCGCGCTCCTCGAGGTGAACCTCGTCTTCGCGGCCTTCCTCGCCGGCTTCGGGCTGGATCGTGCTTGCGAGCGTCGCGTTCGAGGCCGGCATCATCAATGGCGCCTTCTTCGACGCTCGTCCTCACGGCCGTGCTGA
- a CDS encoding NAD(P)/FAD-dependent oxidoreductase, with translation MTRVTYDAVIVGGGHNGLVAGFHLSRAGLRTLVLERRPFVGGACNTEEFAPGFRASTGAYVLSMLRESIWQDMRLVQRGIVVDPAGPTLNLYPDGARYYLGDDMAANIDATRRFSTADARALPRFEEDLAELVRAVLPSFDWTAPDPRVRSLSDLGALAKWGRIGLRQRKRLADLAYLFSTSANQFLSERFESDHVKAALGWHAINDSVAGPSTGGTAYVLLHDHASEEADGGVRQWGFVRGGMGVLTATMADAARETGCEIRCDAEVVQVVTRGGRAVGVRLASGEELAAKRVLSNADPKRTFLSLCEREDLPPDFVARIEAYRCMGTSIKINLAVSELPFVKGMPEGGVQPYHTGIMELNPFIADMDFQQAQARHGIAADPAHIELCFPTVHDPSLAPEGKHIVTIDVNSQPYRLRDAEWDDLKEDRADRAISTIAEHFPKLPDLIQHRQVVTPLDMERLMGLTGGHALHGDMAPDQLLFLRPVRGWADYRTPIRGLYLCGAGTHPGGGVTGANGRNAAREVLRDAKGSSRR, from the coding sequence ATGACCCGGGTCACGTACGACGCCGTGATCGTCGGTGGAGGCCACAACGGTCTCGTCGCGGGCTTCCATCTCTCCCGCGCGGGCCTTCGCACCCTCGTCCTCGAGCGTCGCCCGTTCGTCGGCGGGGCCTGTAACACCGAGGAGTTCGCCCCCGGGTTCCGTGCGTCGACCGGGGCCTACGTGCTCTCGATGCTGCGCGAGTCGATCTGGCAGGACATGCGTCTCGTGCAACGGGGCATCGTCGTCGATCCAGCCGGTCCCACGCTGAACCTGTACCCGGACGGCGCCCGCTACTACCTCGGCGACGACATGGCCGCCAACATCGACGCGACCCGGCGATTTTCGACGGCCGATGCTCGTGCCCTGCCCCGCTTCGAGGAAGACCTCGCCGAGCTCGTGCGGGCCGTTCTTCCGTCGTTCGATTGGACTGCGCCCGATCCGCGCGTGCGTTCGCTCTCGGACCTGGGCGCGCTGGCGAAGTGGGGACGCATCGGCCTGCGGCAGCGCAAGCGTCTCGCCGACCTGGCGTACCTGTTCTCGACGAGCGCGAACCAGTTCCTGTCGGAACGGTTCGAGAGCGACCACGTGAAGGCGGCCCTCGGCTGGCACGCGATCAACGACAGCGTGGCCGGGCCGTCGACGGGCGGCACCGCGTACGTGCTGCTGCACGACCACGCAAGCGAGGAGGCCGACGGCGGCGTGCGTCAGTGGGGGTTCGTGCGCGGCGGCATGGGCGTGCTCACCGCGACGATGGCCGACGCGGCGCGTGAGACCGGTTGTGAGATCCGCTGCGACGCCGAGGTCGTGCAGGTGGTGACGCGCGGCGGGCGGGCCGTGGGCGTGCGGCTGGCGAGCGGTGAGGAGCTCGCGGCGAAGCGCGTGCTCTCGAACGCCGACCCCAAGCGCACGTTCCTGTCGTTGTGCGAGCGCGAGGACCTGCCACCCGACTTCGTCGCCCGCATCGAGGCGTACCGGTGCATGGGCACAAGCATCAAGATCAACCTGGCGGTGAGCGAGCTCCCGTTCGTGAAGGGCATGCCCGAGGGTGGCGTGCAGCCCTACCACACGGGCATCATGGAGCTGAACCCGTTCATCGCCGACATGGACTTCCAGCAGGCGCAAGCGCGGCATGGCATCGCCGCCGACCCGGCGCACATCGAGCTCTGCTTCCCGACGGTGCACGACCCCTCGCTCGCGCCGGAGGGCAAGCACATCGTCACGATCGACGTGAACTCCCAGCCCTACCGGTTGCGCGACGCCGAGTGGGACGACCTCAAGGAGGACCGCGCCGACCGGGCGATCTCGACGATCGCCGAGCACTTCCCGAAGCTGCCCGACCTGATCCAGCATCGCCAGGTGGTGACGCCGCTCGACATGGAACGCCTGATGGGCCTCACCGGCGGGCACGCGTTGCACGGCGACATGGCGCCCGACCAGCTGCTGTTCCTGCGGCCCGTGCGCGGCTGGGCCGACTACCGCACGCCGATCCGGGGCTTGTACCTCTGCGGGGCCGGCACGCATCCGGGGGGCGGGGTCACCGGGGCGAACGGGCGGAACGCTGCGCGCGAGGTCCTGCGTGACGCGAAGGGTTCGAGCCGGCGCTGA
- a CDS encoding SMP-30/gluconolactonase/LRE family protein has translation MGSVIPLDRFDELAADLNHPEGVAWNPFDGKVYAGGEGGEIYAVALDGDVTQVGSTGGSMLGVTVDGRGRVYACDAGKGEIARWDPASGALSTYSRGVGGDDMDCPNVAVFGPDGCLYVTCSGEDGRPEIVRFSPGGEHAERWSDEVPGYPNGALVTADGDALVVVEAHEQRVVRVPILADGSAGPPTVVAEIPDTDPDGIALAIDGSYWVTLYRPDGLVRIDPDGVVDLVVDDHLASTFDAPTNIAWVGERLDRAVVANVGDTFLLIADVGVAGIPLHLPTLD, from the coding sequence GTGGGCAGCGTGATCCCCCTCGACCGGTTCGACGAGCTCGCCGCTGACCTCAATCATCCGGAGGGCGTGGCGTGGAACCCCTTCGACGGGAAGGTCTACGCGGGCGGGGAGGGCGGCGAGATCTACGCGGTGGCGCTCGACGGCGACGTGACGCAGGTGGGCTCGACCGGCGGCTCGATGCTCGGCGTCACGGTGGACGGGCGTGGGCGCGTGTACGCCTGCGACGCCGGGAAGGGCGAGATCGCCCGGTGGGATCCGGCCAGCGGAGCGCTCTCGACATACAGCCGCGGTGTCGGCGGCGACGACATGGACTGCCCGAACGTCGCGGTGTTCGGCCCTGACGGCTGCCTCTATGTGACGTGTTCGGGCGAGGACGGCAGGCCCGAGATCGTCCGTTTCTCGCCCGGAGGCGAGCACGCGGAACGCTGGTCCGACGAGGTGCCAGGCTACCCGAACGGCGCGCTGGTGACGGCCGACGGCGACGCGCTGGTCGTCGTCGAAGCGCACGAACAGCGCGTGGTGCGCGTGCCGATCCTCGCCGACGGCTCGGCTGGGCCGCCGACGGTCGTCGCCGAGATCCCCGACACCGACCCCGACGGGATCGCGCTCGCCATCGATGGCTCGTACTGGGTCACGCTCTACCGCCCCGACGGGCTCGTGCGGATCGACCCGGACGGCGTCGTCGACCTCGTGGTCGACGACCACCTCGCCTCGACGTTCGACGCGCCGACGAACATCGCGTGGGTGGGTGAGCGCCTCGATCGCGCGGTGGTCGCGAACGTCGGGGACACGTTCCTATTGATCGCCGACGTCGGAGTCGCCGGCATCCCGCTCCACCTTCCCACGCTCGACTGA
- a CDS encoding DUF1697 domain-containing protein, which produces MARYVALLRGINVGGKNLIRMPALEGCFVDHGFEDVSTYIQSGNVVFSAARASRATLTAEIESMLRASFVHYDASVVVRSASQMRSVVANAPPGFGRDPAKYRYDVIFLKPPLTATVALRDVPLKQGVDAAAAGSGVLYHWRLTSRATQSRLSRVVAMPMYQNMTIRNWNTTTKLEALVTASAA; this is translated from the coding sequence GTGGCGAGGTACGTGGCGCTGCTGCGCGGCATCAACGTCGGCGGGAAGAACCTGATCCGGATGCCCGCCCTCGAGGGGTGCTTCGTCGATCACGGGTTCGAGGACGTGTCGACTTACATCCAGAGCGGCAACGTCGTCTTCAGCGCCGCTCGCGCGAGCCGTGCCACCCTCACCGCCGAGATCGAGTCGATGCTCAGAGCGAGCTTCGTTCACTACGACGCGAGCGTCGTAGTGCGGAGCGCGAGCCAGATGCGGTCCGTCGTCGCGAACGCGCCGCCGGGGTTCGGTCGCGATCCAGCGAAGTACCGCTACGACGTGATCTTCTTGAAGCCGCCACTGACGGCGACGGTCGCGCTGCGAGACGTGCCGCTGAAGCAAGGAGTGGACGCCGCCGCAGCGGGCAGCGGCGTCCTCTACCACTGGCGGCTCACGAGCCGCGCGACCCAGAGTCGGCTCTCGCGGGTGGTGGCCATGCCGATGTACCAGAACATGACGATCCGCAACTGGAACACGACCACGAAGCTCGAGGCGCTCGTGACGGCATCGGCTGCCTGA
- a CDS encoding MBL fold metallo-hydrolase → MSDGLPVAERWWRMHDAEDGVTLLVEGHITPMLESNVWHVRGRDADLVVDTANGIGPLRPAIDELAADRAVIAVATHGHFDHVGGLAEFDDRRCHEADAAETRAPFPVRIERDAQPEGVDEMFAYYGFDVPDRTIEALPHDGFDPAGWVAPGAEPTSFVDDGDVIDLGDRRFEVLHVPGHTPGSVAVWEASTGLLFSGDTAYVDARLGFDDLEAAEASLRRLASLPVRRVHAGHDRTFEGDELRRLLDGLLHGGLATL, encoded by the coding sequence GTGAGCGATGGGTTGCCGGTCGCCGAGCGCTGGTGGCGGATGCACGATGCCGAAGACGGCGTGACGCTGCTCGTGGAGGGGCACATCACGCCGATGCTCGAGTCCAACGTGTGGCACGTGCGGGGGCGCGACGCGGACCTCGTGGTCGACACCGCCAACGGGATCGGTCCGCTGCGGCCCGCGATCGACGAGCTCGCGGCCGACCGGGCGGTGATCGCCGTCGCGACGCACGGTCACTTCGACCACGTCGGCGGGCTCGCGGAGTTCGACGACCGGCGGTGCCACGAGGCCGACGCGGCAGAGACGCGGGCGCCGTTCCCGGTGCGGATCGAGCGTGACGCCCAGCCCGAGGGGGTCGACGAGATGTTCGCGTACTACGGCTTCGACGTGCCCGATCGCACGATCGAGGCGTTGCCGCACGACGGCTTCGACCCGGCCGGCTGGGTCGCGCCGGGGGCCGAGCCGACCTCGTTCGTGGACGACGGCGACGTGATCGACCTGGGTGACCGCCGGTTCGAGGTGCTGCACGTGCCGGGGCACACTCCCGGTTCGGTCGCGGTGTGGGAGGCCTCCACCGGCCTGCTGTTCAGCGGCGACACCGCCTACGTCGACGCACGGCTGGGCTTCGACGATCTCGAGGCGGCCGAGGCGTCGCTGCGGCGGCTCGCGTCGCTGCCGGTGCGGCGCGTGCACGCCGGCCACGACCGCACCTTCGAGGGCGACGAGTTGCGGCGGCTGCTCGACGGGTTGCTGCACGGCGGCCTCGCCACGCTCTAG
- a CDS encoding amidohydrolase family protein: MSERTVLTSDRLIDTERGEVLTDLAVIVDDDRVADVVATADAPTDARRIDLPGHTMLPGLMDMHSHLIGDDDNGQGYAQLVMRSGAQEAIVGVRNARATLEAGFTTVRDIGTFRAFVDVALRDGIEAGWIAGPRMMCAGAYVTTPGGAGDVTGLAVDVDEVVPRDLRFGVTSGVDQMRSTVRQVLRYGADFIKVLATGAVLTSGTKPGMPEFTEDELRAAVEEAEGAGTHVAAHAHGAEGIKRAVRAGVRSIEHGSLMDDEAIELMAERGTYLVADMYDGDYMLEVGPSLGYTDEVIAKVHLTNDAQREGFTKCVKAGVRIAFGTDSGIAPHGENARQFPYYVRYGLTPMQAIRSATRWSAELMGWEDRVGTITPGLFADLIAVEGDPTDDVSILEQVTFVMKSGVVVKSPV, encoded by the coding sequence ATGAGCGAGCGCACCGTCCTCACGTCCGACCGGCTGATCGACACCGAGCGAGGGGAGGTGCTCACCGATCTCGCCGTGATCGTCGACGACGACCGCGTCGCCGACGTGGTCGCGACCGCCGACGCCCCCACCGACGCCCGTCGCATCGATCTGCCTGGGCACACGATGCTCCCCGGGCTCATGGACATGCACTCGCACCTGATCGGGGACGACGACAACGGCCAGGGGTACGCGCAGCTCGTGATGCGCTCGGGCGCGCAGGAGGCGATCGTCGGCGTACGGAACGCCCGCGCCACGCTCGAGGCAGGGTTCACGACCGTGCGTGACATCGGCACGTTCCGCGCGTTCGTCGACGTGGCGCTGCGCGACGGCATCGAGGCGGGGTGGATCGCCGGACCGCGCATGATGTGCGCGGGCGCCTACGTCACCACCCCCGGCGGGGCCGGCGACGTGACCGGCCTGGCGGTCGACGTCGACGAGGTCGTGCCACGGGACCTGCGGTTCGGGGTGACGAGCGGCGTCGACCAGATGCGATCGACGGTGCGCCAGGTGCTGCGGTACGGGGCGGATTTCATCAAGGTCCTCGCGACCGGCGCGGTGCTGACGAGCGGCACGAAGCCCGGCATGCCTGAGTTCACCGAGGACGAGCTCCGCGCGGCCGTCGAGGAAGCCGAGGGCGCCGGCACCCACGTGGCCGCCCACGCGCACGGCGCAGAGGGCATCAAGCGCGCGGTGCGAGCGGGCGTTCGATCGATCGAGCACGGCTCGCTGATGGACGACGAGGCGATCGAGCTGATGGCCGAGCGCGGCACCTACCTGGTGGCCGACATGTACGACGGCGACTACATGCTCGAGGTCGGCCCGTCGCTCGGCTATACCGACGAGGTGATCGCGAAGGTGCACCTCACGAACGATGCGCAGCGCGAGGGCTTCACGAAGTGCGTGAAGGCGGGCGTGCGCATCGCGTTCGGCACCGACTCCGGCATCGCGCCACACGGGGAGAACGCGCGGCAGTTCCCCTACTACGTGCGGTACGGCCTCACGCCGATGCAGGCGATCCGGAGCGCCACCCGATGGTCCGCCGAGCTGATGGGCTGGGAGGACCGGGTGGGCACGATCACCCCCGGGCTGTTCGCCGACCTGATCGCCGTAGAAGGCGATCCGACCGACGACGTGTCGATCCTCGAGCAGGTGACGTTCGTGATGAAGAGCGGCGTGGTCGTGAAGTCGCCCGTCTGA
- a CDS encoding M20/M25/M40 family metallo-hydrolase, with the protein MNDADARAWVSRELLDLVAIHSPSGKEHDAVDHLEARCAAWGLPVERLPVDGAADDLVIGWPAQPSLLLTAHIDTITPTWPWDAALDGDLVRGLGAGDCKGSVIAFALGMLLAAERGVDLASAPVALGVCVDEELLGRGSIVMAEALRPTWVIAGEPSRLELGVAEAGFVDAICEVHGRSAHGSFPERGDNAIEKAARLLLAVHDEPFTEVEHPLLGRNVPGTLWIEGGGELHVVPDRARVRIEIRVVPGGPAARAIESRLRALAAEHDADVELVEASVEPFETHPDAPVLDALLRASEEVSGSRAPTVGVPAWTDAHNFVELAGSQAVVWGPGDFGLAHDADEAIAIDEVVVAARTIETLLGRLDGWAA; encoded by the coding sequence GTGAACGACGCCGACGCCCGTGCGTGGGTCTCACGGGAACTGCTCGACCTCGTCGCGATCCATTCCCCGTCCGGGAAGGAGCACGACGCCGTCGATCACCTCGAGGCTCGTTGCGCGGCGTGGGGCCTGCCGGTCGAGCGCCTGCCGGTGGACGGCGCCGCCGACGACCTCGTGATCGGATGGCCGGCCCAGCCATCGCTGCTGCTCACCGCGCACATCGACACGATCACCCCGACCTGGCCCTGGGACGCTGCCCTCGACGGCGACCTCGTCCGCGGGCTCGGTGCCGGTGACTGCAAAGGATCGGTGATCGCGTTCGCGCTCGGCATGCTGCTCGCGGCCGAACGGGGGGTCGACCTCGCGTCTGCCCCGGTCGCGCTCGGCGTCTGCGTCGACGAGGAGCTGCTGGGCCGCGGATCGATCGTGATGGCCGAGGCACTCCGTCCGACGTGGGTGATCGCGGGGGAACCGAGCCGGCTCGAGCTCGGTGTCGCCGAGGCGGGCTTCGTCGATGCGATCTGCGAGGTGCACGGCCGGTCCGCCCACGGATCGTTCCCCGAGCGCGGGGACAACGCGATCGAGAAGGCTGCGCGGCTCCTGTTGGCGGTTCACGACGAGCCCTTCACCGAAGTTGAGCACCCCCTGCTCGGCCGGAACGTGCCGGGCACGCTGTGGATCGAGGGCGGCGGCGAACTGCACGTCGTGCCCGACCGGGCGAGGGTTCGCATCGAGATCCGAGTGGTGCCGGGGGGTCCGGCGGCCCGTGCGATCGAGTCGAGGCTTCGCGCCCTCGCCGCCGAACACGATGCCGACGTGGAGCTCGTGGAGGCGAGCGTGGAGCCGTTCGAGACGCACCCGGACGCGCCGGTCCTCGACGCGCTGCTTCGGGCGAGCGAGGAGGTGTCGGGGTCGCGGGCGCCGACGGTCGGCGTGCCCGCGTGGACCGATGCCCACAACTTCGTGGAGCTCGCAGGCTCTCAGGCGGTCGTGTGGGGACCCGGTGACTTCGGGCTCGCCCACGACGCCGACGAGGCGATCGCGATCGACGAAGTGGTCGTCGCCGCCCGCACGATCGAGACCCTGCTCGGTCGCCTCGATGGGTGGGCAGCGTGA